The following are encoded together in the Bradyrhizobium genosp. L genome:
- a CDS encoding nucleotidyltransferase family protein, translated as MDFANRFSDRIPEDVSILIRETFNRNLLRNERLSSQLIDAIVALNKRGITPRLLKGTAMLATIPAFRGSRILTDLDIMVSPSEVSAALEALLASDYIVHNQTPADAEKWHVDLGRADDAGMIDLHRTLPGPAFFYRTPVDSSEIWRLIKVGPGEAYVPTPTYQAFILTIHDQFQDSDYWLGNVDLRHLLDLSMLVAAPESIDWDTLEALAPHDLTKNAIETQFLTLTTLLKVKIPPPASARVIPKLQLRRRLLQARFPGLRYVLLPSALLDCRNFRAYRRASAASIRKDPAASISRDLPMFPGWERLRAVLALSRHPRVGKI; from the coding sequence ATGGACTTTGCAAATCGGTTCAGCGACCGCATTCCAGAGGACGTGAGCATTCTGATCCGGGAGACGTTCAACCGCAATCTGTTGCGCAATGAACGGCTTTCTAGCCAATTGATCGACGCGATCGTGGCGTTGAACAAGCGAGGCATAACACCGCGGTTGCTCAAGGGAACTGCGATGCTCGCGACGATCCCGGCGTTTCGCGGCAGCCGGATTCTGACCGATTTGGATATCATGGTGTCTCCGTCCGAAGTGAGCGCTGCGTTGGAAGCGCTTCTTGCGTCAGATTATATCGTCCACAATCAGACGCCCGCGGATGCCGAAAAATGGCATGTGGATCTGGGACGAGCGGACGATGCTGGCATGATCGACCTGCATCGGACACTGCCGGGACCGGCCTTCTTTTACCGCACACCGGTGGATTCAAGCGAGATTTGGCGATTGATCAAAGTTGGGCCAGGCGAAGCGTATGTCCCGACGCCGACCTACCAAGCCTTCATCTTGACGATCCATGACCAGTTTCAGGACTCTGACTACTGGCTTGGCAATGTGGATTTGCGTCACCTGCTCGATCTCAGCATGCTTGTCGCAGCACCTGAGTCCATCGACTGGGACACGTTGGAGGCTCTCGCTCCTCATGACCTGACGAAAAATGCCATCGAGACCCAGTTTCTTACGCTGACCACTCTGCTGAAGGTAAAAATCCCGCCTCCTGCGTCCGCGCGCGTGATCCCCAAACTGCAGCTTCGCCGGCGACTGCTGCAGGCTCGCTTCCCCGGGCTTCGCTACGTCCTCTTGCCCTCTGCTTTGCTCGATTGCCGGAATTTCCGGGCGTATCGACGCGCGTCAGCAGCGTCGATACGGAAAGACCCAGCCGCGTCAATCAGCCGAGATCTACCGATGTTTCCCGGATGGGAAAGGTTGCGCGCCGTTCTGGCCCTGTCGAGACACCCTCGGGTGGGGAAGATTTGA
- a CDS encoding PqqD family peptide modification chaperone — MADTVLARFQHRHLMETTDSASARIWDLTGSLRPAKGVSFSLLDERPVLFSEHLQKIYELNQTAAYIWCSILDNKSVGTICRELTDSGLDYATARRHLNQALQAWLDLELLDVDWTLNAAHAFSVELGRVAFDVQTSSARIAGILAPLFERMGPLLDVAHRFQVIEIDGDVHIFRNGACVDHCVPAELAPVFKARVTELVMRANPNDIALHAGCLALNGKYLVVSGMPGSGKSTLAVHLMKAGFQYAGDDIVLIAPDGRATGVAFPPSIKTGAWPIIERLFPDFAKSQISRRPDGQDVRYLPIPDCKDSPDLPLGWIVFINRSPDTPTQLNPLGQLETMRRLIDSSCSSDGRMTSQTFASLSRSTALAQSFELQYSDAADASNVLRQLCDARN; from the coding sequence GTGGCAGATACTGTTTTGGCACGATTTCAGCATCGGCATCTTATGGAGACCACGGACTCCGCAAGCGCTCGCATCTGGGACCTGACCGGTTCGCTGCGTCCGGCAAAGGGAGTGTCATTCTCGTTGCTCGATGAGCGGCCGGTCCTTTTTAGCGAACACTTGCAGAAGATCTACGAGCTCAACCAAACCGCCGCGTACATTTGGTGCAGCATCCTGGACAACAAGTCGGTTGGAACGATCTGTCGCGAATTGACGGATTCCGGGCTGGACTACGCGACGGCTCGACGTCATCTGAATCAGGCCCTGCAAGCCTGGCTTGACCTCGAACTGCTGGACGTAGACTGGACGCTGAACGCTGCCCACGCGTTCTCTGTCGAGCTAGGCCGCGTGGCTTTCGATGTTCAGACGTCGAGTGCACGCATCGCCGGCATATTGGCTCCGCTATTCGAACGCATGGGGCCGTTGCTCGATGTTGCCCATCGCTTCCAGGTCATCGAGATCGACGGCGACGTTCACATCTTCAGAAATGGAGCTTGTGTCGATCATTGCGTGCCTGCGGAGCTTGCTCCAGTGTTCAAGGCACGCGTCACCGAGTTGGTGATGCGGGCAAATCCAAACGACATCGCGCTTCACGCAGGCTGTCTCGCCTTGAATGGAAAGTATCTCGTCGTGAGCGGTATGCCTGGCTCCGGCAAGTCCACGCTGGCGGTCCATCTGATGAAAGCCGGCTTCCAGTACGCCGGCGACGACATCGTTCTGATCGCACCCGACGGCCGGGCAACGGGGGTCGCTTTCCCACCGTCGATCAAGACGGGGGCGTGGCCAATCATTGAGCGACTTTTCCCTGATTTCGCCAAGTCGCAAATCAGCCGGCGTCCGGATGGCCAGGATGTACGGTATCTACCAATTCCCGATTGCAAGGACAGCCCCGACCTGCCCTTGGGATGGATTGTCTTCATCAATCGATCGCCCGATACGCCCACTCAATTGAATCCGCTCGGCCAGCTCGAGACGATGCGGAGACTGATTGACAGCTCGTGCTCGTCAGATGGCCGGATGACCAGCCAGACCTTCGCGTCGCTAAGCCGATCAACGGCCCTCGCTCAATCATTCGAGTTGCAATATTCAGATGCAGCCGACGCCAGCAACGTCCTGCGTCAGCTATGTGACGCCCGAAACTGA
- a CDS encoding H-NS family nucleoid-associated regulatory protein: MEKLELERMSIDALWHLHEEASRILAARIAAEMHELEKRLTYLNRDTSRLAGEMPPEDGYKLRRAYPVVLPKYQNPSSPSETWSGRGKRPRWLATAITSGHTIEEFRIDGDARRKSLRKG; the protein is encoded by the coding sequence ATGGAAAAGCTTGAATTGGAAAGAATGTCGATCGATGCGCTCTGGCACCTGCACGAAGAGGCCAGCAGAATACTTGCCGCGCGAATTGCCGCCGAAATGCACGAATTGGAGAAGCGGCTGACATACCTCAACAGGGATACGAGCAGACTCGCGGGAGAAATGCCGCCGGAGGATGGATATAAGCTCCGTCGCGCATATCCCGTCGTTCTGCCCAAATATCAAAATCCATCGTCTCCCTCCGAGACCTGGTCGGGTCGCGGAAAGCGACCACGTTGGCTGGCAACTGCCATCACTTCCGGCCACACGATCGAGGAGTTCAGAATCGACGGGGATGCACGTCGAAAATCGCTTCGCAAGGGCTGA
- a CDS encoding undecaprenyl-phosphate glucose phosphotransferase, with translation MAFGKRHAAAARHTAELLDHSGPSRGLRWPLGYGSTEPLSVAGDAAVILLASILTGAIHHVREYGTAGDIVQHAGSGILVAALFVSLMKNCGMYGSNATAGLSGQIRTILLIWIAIFLLLAGAMFALKADADLLRDANISFAVIGVGALVARRMSWTNAIRSGLSSGRLRRKIVLITDCPPAAADNLTRTLDGLGFSVGWHLAVTSQEGSPSREEIVASTIRRVRGSDIEEIIVGTDMTRLSSIRELVMGLRVLPLPVKLIPLGPTAAIFSQPVEQIGNSVTIELQRGPLTPFECGTKRALDVAIALVSLIVLSIPLAVVALAIKLDSPGPIFFRQARCGFNGRRFDIYKFRTMSVQENGTTIAQATRRDPRVTRLGRILRMTSIDELPQLLNVLNGSMSIVGPRPHAIAHDQQFDQAVSNYASRHRMKPGLTGWAQVHGCRGPTPTSSDVQRRVEYDLWYIDNWSLRLDLTILLRTIVEVLRCRNAY, from the coding sequence ATGGCTTTTGGCAAGCGTCACGCCGCGGCAGCTCGTCACACAGCTGAATTGCTCGACCATTCCGGCCCCAGCCGAGGGCTGAGATGGCCACTGGGATACGGATCTACCGAGCCGCTGTCCGTTGCGGGTGATGCGGCGGTGATCCTGTTGGCGAGCATCCTCACCGGAGCGATCCATCACGTGCGCGAATACGGGACCGCGGGCGACATCGTCCAACATGCAGGATCGGGCATCCTGGTGGCAGCTCTCTTCGTTTCGTTGATGAAGAATTGCGGGATGTACGGCTCGAACGCGACGGCCGGGCTGTCAGGTCAGATCCGAACCATTTTGTTGATTTGGATTGCGATCTTTCTGCTGCTAGCGGGTGCGATGTTCGCTCTCAAGGCTGACGCAGACTTGTTACGCGACGCGAATATCTCGTTTGCGGTGATCGGCGTTGGAGCACTGGTCGCCCGTCGGATGAGCTGGACGAACGCTATTCGCAGCGGCTTGTCGTCGGGCCGCCTGCGCCGCAAGATTGTCCTGATCACCGATTGCCCGCCAGCGGCCGCAGACAACCTCACGCGCACCCTGGACGGCCTCGGATTTTCGGTGGGCTGGCATCTCGCGGTCACCTCGCAAGAAGGATCGCCGAGCAGAGAGGAAATCGTCGCCAGCACGATACGGCGCGTTCGCGGCTCCGACATCGAGGAAATCATCGTCGGAACCGATATGACGCGTCTGTCGAGCATCCGCGAGCTAGTTATGGGCCTCCGGGTGCTGCCCCTCCCCGTCAAGCTGATTCCGCTAGGGCCAACGGCGGCGATCTTTAGCCAACCCGTCGAGCAGATCGGAAACTCCGTCACCATCGAGCTTCAGCGTGGACCGCTGACACCGTTCGAGTGCGGCACCAAGCGAGCCCTCGACGTTGCGATCGCGCTGGTATCCCTGATCGTGCTTTCGATCCCGCTTGCGGTGGTCGCACTTGCGATCAAACTCGACTCGCCCGGCCCGATCTTCTTTCGACAAGCACGCTGCGGATTCAACGGCAGACGCTTCGATATCTACAAATTCCGGACAATGTCCGTTCAGGAAAACGGCACGACGATTGCGCAGGCGACACGTCGGGATCCCAGGGTCACGCGCCTTGGCCGCATTCTCCGCATGACCAGCATCGACGAGTTGCCTCAGCTCCTCAACGTGCTGAATGGCAGCATGTCGATCGTCGGACCCCGGCCCCATGCAATTGCTCACGACCAGCAGTTCGACCAGGCTGTCAGCAATTACGCGTCCCGGCATCGCATGAAACCCGGCCTGACCGGTTGGGCGCAAGTGCACGGATGCCGCGGGCCAACCCCGACTTCGTCAGACGTTCAGCGCAGGGTCGAATACGATCTCTGGTACATCGACAATTGGAGCCTTCGTCTCGACCTCACCATCTTGCTTCGAACGATTGTCGAGGTCCTGCGCTGTCGAAATGCGTACTGA
- a CDS encoding polysaccharide biosynthesis tyrosine autokinase has protein sequence MLHSNLPNDRTRALLDSARLQGSADGGIAQIIEAAFGFVKRRYKIILLMTVLATTGSLAYLRITPPTYTGQVTVLFGNPKSQALQQQSVLAEIPIDNSQIETQMQMLRSKAIATTVIDKLQLSDDPDFKAPERRLGARLRAIRAWLGLPAPEAPTDQEAEPKDHQNDEPVTAFLARLSSSRLGYSNMIEISFNASNPIKAAEIANAVAKAYIADQIGAKYEANRVATNWLRERLNELGQQALSAERAVDEYKSKNNIVAASGKLMDDQQVSEINSRLVAARAQTAETLARYRQLQSIVDENSASSMAIGNLDATGSDALSNPIINSLRSQYLENARREADWSVRFGKDHMAVIELRTKMKGLRASILDEARRLAETSRSELGVAKQRQEAIEKQLATAISQSRSTNSAEVTMRELETNAKEYRNLHEVFLQRYMGSVQQESFPIAEARIVSPASPPHSKSKPKSLLILAMGLFGGIAFGTALGVFRDLMDRAFRTTAQIEAALKLPCLSLVPLLRTPKWNAPAIRQTAVKTTALFDQRTIARNSGIYWAASAAPLSRFAESIRAIRLAIDHNPTKTSNKVIGITSALPNEGKSTIAASLAQLIAYGGKRVIVVDCDLRNPSLSANLTPNAGLGIVDILSGSKTLEDAVWIDPKTKMAVLPAASNLPIHQSSELLMADRTRTLFDQLRATYDYVIVDLPPLAPIIDARATTQLVDTFVLVVEWGRTNISVIQQALRDSPNVHETLLGTILNKTDMNAMKRYQSYHSDYYCNENYTRYGHAAGE, from the coding sequence ATGCTGCACAGCAATTTGCCGAATGATCGAACTCGGGCACTTCTCGATAGCGCGCGGTTACAGGGATCGGCCGACGGGGGCATCGCCCAGATTATCGAAGCCGCATTCGGCTTTGTGAAGCGGCGGTACAAGATCATCCTCCTGATGACCGTTCTCGCAACGACCGGCAGCCTGGCCTACCTGCGGATCACTCCCCCGACCTACACGGGCCAGGTCACCGTCCTGTTCGGCAATCCGAAGAGCCAGGCCCTGCAGCAGCAATCCGTGCTCGCGGAAATTCCGATCGACAATTCACAGATCGAAACGCAGATGCAGATGCTTCGATCCAAGGCCATCGCGACGACGGTGATTGACAAGCTTCAATTGTCCGACGATCCGGACTTCAAGGCGCCGGAGCGGCGGCTCGGTGCGCGACTGCGCGCCATTCGCGCATGGCTTGGCCTGCCGGCCCCTGAAGCTCCGACGGACCAGGAGGCGGAGCCGAAGGATCATCAGAACGACGAACCCGTGACCGCTTTCCTGGCACGGCTTTCGTCGTCGCGCCTCGGTTACAGCAATATGATCGAGATCAGCTTCAATGCCAGTAATCCGATAAAGGCGGCCGAAATCGCGAACGCGGTTGCCAAAGCCTACATTGCCGATCAGATCGGCGCCAAATACGAAGCAAATCGCGTGGCGACAAACTGGCTGCGGGAACGGCTCAACGAACTCGGCCAGCAGGCGCTTTCGGCCGAACGCGCCGTCGACGAGTACAAATCCAAGAACAATATCGTCGCGGCCAGCGGCAAGTTGATGGACGACCAGCAGGTCAGCGAGATCAACAGCCGCCTCGTCGCAGCCCGAGCCCAGACCGCCGAAACTCTTGCGCGATACAGGCAGTTGCAGTCGATTGTCGATGAAAATTCCGCGAGTTCGATGGCGATCGGGAATCTCGATGCGACGGGATCGGACGCGTTGAGCAATCCCATCATCAACAGCCTTCGCAGCCAATATCTGGAGAATGCACGTCGCGAGGCCGACTGGTCGGTACGTTTCGGCAAGGACCATATGGCGGTGATCGAGCTGCGCACGAAGATGAAGGGGCTGCGAGCCTCGATCCTCGATGAAGCGCGTCGACTCGCAGAAACCAGCCGATCGGAATTGGGCGTCGCCAAACAGCGTCAGGAAGCCATCGAGAAACAGCTGGCTACCGCCATCTCACAGTCGCGCTCGACGAATTCCGCCGAGGTCACCATGAGGGAACTGGAGACCAACGCCAAGGAGTACCGCAATCTCCATGAGGTGTTCCTGCAGCGCTACATGGGATCGGTTCAGCAGGAATCGTTCCCGATCGCAGAAGCTCGAATTGTCTCACCGGCCTCACCCCCGCACTCCAAGAGCAAACCCAAGTCGCTGCTGATTCTGGCGATGGGATTGTTCGGGGGGATCGCGTTTGGGACGGCTCTCGGGGTATTCCGGGACCTGATGGACCGGGCCTTCCGCACCACGGCACAGATCGAAGCGGCGCTGAAATTGCCGTGCCTTTCGCTGGTCCCGCTGCTACGGACGCCGAAATGGAATGCTCCCGCGATCCGTCAGACCGCGGTGAAAACAACGGCATTATTCGATCAGCGAACGATCGCGAGAAACTCCGGAATCTACTGGGCCGCCAGCGCAGCACCCTTGTCACGTTTTGCAGAGTCGATCCGTGCGATAAGGCTTGCAATCGACCACAATCCCACCAAGACCTCCAACAAGGTCATCGGCATCACCTCGGCGCTCCCGAACGAAGGCAAATCCACGATCGCGGCCTCCCTGGCTCAACTAATCGCCTACGGCGGCAAGCGCGTCATTGTCGTCGACTGCGACCTGCGGAACCCGTCCTTGTCGGCCAACCTGACCCCGAATGCAGGTCTCGGCATCGTCGATATCCTGTCGGGATCGAAGACGCTCGAAGACGCGGTCTGGATCGATCCAAAGACGAAAATGGCTGTCCTGCCGGCCGCCAGCAATCTCCCCATTCACCAGTCGAGCGAGCTTCTCATGGCGGACCGGACCAGGACGCTATTCGATCAGCTCCGGGCCACCTACGACTATGTCATCGTAGATCTTCCACCGCTCGCCCCCATCATCGATGCTCGAGCGACAACTCAACTCGTCGACACGTTTGTCCTCGTCGTTGAGTGGGGCCGAACGAATATCAGCGTCATTCAGCAGGCTTTGCGGGATTCGCCGAACGTACATGAGACCCTGCTCGGCACGATCCTGAACAAGACCGACATGAACGCGATGAAGCGGTACCAAAGCTACCACAGCGACTACTACTGCAATGAGAACTACACGCGTTACGGTCACGCAGCCGGAGAATAA
- the rfbC gene encoding dTDP-4-dehydrorhamnose 3,5-epimerase — protein sequence MGIDVCSLALSSVKLINIPRFGDGRGYFSETFKRSEFAAMGIDCDFIQDNQSSSTSAGTVRGLHFQRPPYAQAKLVRVLRGSILDVAVDLRWSSPSFGRSVAVTLTADGGEQAFIPAGFAHGFCTLEPDTVVLYKVDQVYSPKHEGGIKWDDPSLRIEWPSVVDTPVLSEKDQRLPRLSEVGQIFE from the coding sequence ATGGGAATCGACGTATGTTCGTTGGCTCTGTCGAGCGTGAAGTTGATCAACATTCCCCGATTTGGCGACGGCCGAGGGTATTTCTCCGAAACATTCAAGCGGTCCGAGTTCGCAGCGATGGGCATCGACTGCGACTTCATCCAGGACAACCAGTCCAGTTCGACATCGGCCGGCACCGTCCGCGGCCTGCACTTCCAGCGTCCTCCATACGCCCAGGCCAAGCTGGTGCGCGTGCTTCGCGGGAGCATCCTGGACGTCGCCGTCGATCTCCGGTGGTCTTCGCCGAGCTTTGGACGGTCCGTCGCGGTGACGCTGACCGCCGACGGGGGTGAGCAGGCATTCATCCCAGCCGGCTTTGCGCATGGCTTCTGTACTCTCGAGCCCGATACCGTCGTGCTCTACAAGGTCGACCAGGTCTATTCGCCGAAGCACGAAGGCGGGATCAAATGGGACGATCCCAGTCTGCGGATCGAGTGGCCGAGCGTCGTGGACACGCCGGTCCTGTCGGAGAAGGATCAGCGCCTTCCACGGCTTTCCGAAGTCGGCCAGATCTTCGAATAG